tcttagactgcaaggtaattataggagaggacagacagctacttacagagatttttagaaagaaaacacacactgaccaatacctgctttttgaatcaaaccatccactacaacataaactaggggttattaggaccctccaacatagagcggaacaaataccaactagtgctgagggaaggaaaaaggagacacaacatgtccagagagtgctctcaacctgtgggtacccgcggtgggcttttaacaaatgtcaaaagaagagagtagggaaagaaacctaaaagcccacagaagcaaaaaggagaggagtggtagtcccttatatagctggggtctccgaaaaactccagaggatcttatggcaacacaaaattcctacctatttcaaaccagtaaataccctgagacaaaaatgagtgcatcctaaagacaaggctccaaaccaaaaacagagcaatgtggtctattccatccactgtaaagatgaggaatgcaaagagcactatattggggaaactaagcaaatgctccaaaaaaggctttatcaacaccgcagggacaattctagtgggcctcaatcagcagtacatctacaccttaaagctaccaatcactcttttgaggacagcgaggtaaatattttggccaaagaaaacagatggtttgaaagaggagtaaaggaagctatttttgtcaaacaacagaacccatcattgaatcggaatggtggtttgaggtttaatttggaccctgtgttcagcaggttactgagaccgaaacccacagctcttaatcttgcaaatgaggtggagccagggccgaaccagaacaatagatgctaacgagccagtatcagagtcgttcatacccaactcagggagcgacacttcccttttatcggaagtgctaatggcaggagagaattaaaccactactccgcccaggcttagtgtaaggaaccaataggaggagggtgttggcacaccaattccgcccactcttactgtatttaaggcctaggctaccagcacttattagttcgctgacgaagctcttcatctgtacttcttcacagaagtacagatgacgtctcaagaagcctttccctcgatggacaactcctgtacgactgagagcctacacagacgtatggattatgttatgattatgattctattttattattcatatgGATTATGTTATGATTCTATTCTATTATTCATATGGATTATGTTATGATTCTATTCTATTATTCGTATGGATTATGTTATGATTCTATTCTATTATTCATATGAATTATGTTATGATTATATTCTATTATCCGTATGGATTGTTATGATTCTATTCTATTATTCATATGGATTATGTTATGATTATATCTTATTATTCGTATGGATTATGTTATGATTCTATTCTATTATTCGTATGGATTATGTTATGATTCTATTCTATTATTCATATGAATTATGTTATGATTATATTCTATTATTCGTATGGATTGTTATGATTATATCCTATTATTCATATGGATTATGTTATGATTCTATTCTATTATTCGTATGGattgttatgattatgattatattCTATTATTCATATGGATTATGTTATGATTATATTCTATTATTCGTATGGATtatgttatgattatgattatattCTGTTAGTCATATGGATTATGTTATGATTAAATTCTATTATTCATATGGATTGGGTTTTGCTTTGCATTTCAATCAATGGGAGTTTTTCCAACTAATATCTTTCCTCCATCTTCTTTTGCTTATTGTGGGTTTGGCCATTTTGGATCTTTTCTGGAGGGCGGGGGGGGCGTGCTGGGCATTGGACAGGTGCTTTCCACAGCTGGGGCGGGTGGGTGTGGTGGTGTGCTCTGGCTTTGTCCTGGGATCTCGACTGGGGGCCTGATGATGTAGGTGAAGGAACACATGCTGTGGCATGGAGAGCAGGTAGGATTTCATAAGCTCTGCTCCTTCTTGCATGTTGAGcagtgatgtattccaatggaACATCTGCACCTTTGAAATCACTCAAACTAAACTTATCCAAGGTGGGGTGGTGGGGCAGAAGTctggaagcccagacttccctcctcccagcggatcccaaGCCATTCCCTGGGTCTTCTCGAgccctcctaccggtcggatgtgccctgggGGGTGgtcgggaggcatcctgaccagatgcccgagccccctcatctggctcctctcaatacagatgacagtgcttctcacctaaTCTCTAAGGCAACCAAGCCACCCTACGGACAAAACTCATTTTGGTCGCTTGCAGacaccatcttgtcctttcggctgctccccaaagctcatggccacaggtgagggtaggaacgtagacccaccgctaaatggaaagctttgcctttcggctcagctctcgaCTACAACAGATCGATGCAGCGTCCGCATCACCAATTCACCTGTCCATTTCTTTCAATGGAATTATATTGAAGGTGATTGTGTTTCCCGAATGTTGCTGTCCCCTGGCGCCCTTAACTTAAGCTGCCTAATCGgacaataattgtattttttttggttgggTGTGGAAAGCAACAGATGAGCCAATGAAACAAGTGAATGTGGTTTATTGAAAGCAAAGGATGCTGGGAGTTTACTTCTTCTTTGACACGCCCACAGTGCGACCACGCCGCCCGGTGGTTTTGGTGTGCTGACCACGCACACGCAGGCTGAAAGATTAAAGACAGGACATTAAAGACGAACTTGAGACGACAGCCAACACCTCAGTGCTCAGCTCACCCCCAGAAGTGTCTGAGACCACGATGGGCTCTGATCTTCTTCAGCCTCTCCAGGTCTTCTCTCAGTTTGTTGTCGAGGCCGTTAGCCAGCACCTGGAAGTAGCACACGGTCATCAGCTTGGACTTTATCAGAACCACGCAGCCATCATATGGCACTGTCGACGCTAGTCAGACATCAGCATTCACCCACCTGGCTGAATTTACCGTCCTTGACGTCCTTCTGCCTGTTTAGGAACCAGTCTGGGATTTTGTACTGGCGAGGGTTCTGCATGATTGTGACCACACGCTCCACCTGCAACCACAACCCACAGCTTGGGGTCACTTTACAGGTCCATGGGTCTCAGGAAGCTGGGCTGTCTCAAGTAGAACACTCAAACCCCACTTTTCCAACGCCCGAGTTTTCGTACGATTCCATTTTGTACAACATTTTTCATCGAAATGTCACCTCTGTTCTCAAACAGTCTCTTATCGTCCAATACTATGTATTTCTTTGGTATTTGGAACcatgtatttgtaaatatgatACTCCCAACATCGCTCATTTATTCACCACATCAGGTTATCATCAGGTGCCCAAAGTACTACAGATACTACGGTTTCCTGTAAGGCAAGTCACATGACCATGTTACACACTACGTCGTCTGCTGCATCAACAATACCTTCCATCCTGCCCAAAAAGAAGCAATCATGGAAGCTAATGTGAAAGGGAAAAGAGCCATGGAAAATGTTGACAAGTTGTTGGTGTGACTGAATCCTCCTCCTTTTTCCCAAAAAATCATCACCCATGAAGTTcctttatccatttcattctcATTTAGAATGtgcttttctgcatgtaaaggcTGTATATCACGGGTCACCACAGCTGTGACTCAGGACTTTCTGGCTTGCATGTAGCACCTGCTTTAAATGAGGCAGAGATTACACCAATGCTTTTTGTTTAGTAGCCCCTCTCTTTCCACGATATTGTAGCCAAGACGGCGATTATTGGTGGTGATCAAGTGTCCATAACTGAACACTCACCATTTAGTACTACTGGGTACTGACAGTCTACTGCACTTTGCCACGTCTCAACGTGTGTGTACTTGCTCATAACTCCTAACTAAGTGCAAGTACgcatgtgcacttatgcactccaAAGACTAAGTGCAAGTACACGTGCATCTGTGCACTCCGCAGACTAAGTCACCAAAGACCTTACCTCCTCCTCCGTCAGCTCCCCAGCCCTCTTGTTGAGGTCAATGTCCGCCTTCCTCAGGACCACATGGGCATAGCGTCTGCCGACACCCTGAGGCAAGAACAAACAGGGGCTGCAAAACACACGACTGAACAAGATGGCAAATCATCAGCTTCTTTAATTACCTTGATGGCAGTAATGGCGAAGGCTATCTTTCTCCTTCCATCGATGTTCGTGTTCAGAACACGCAGAATGTGCTGGAACTTCTCAGGAATGACCAGagactgcaaaaataaaatataaacaattgTTGGTCTTCTTAAGTGACATAGCAGCAGCActcaaaacaaaaatagctaGCTGAAAGTTGTTGGTGTCAATGGTGAAGTTCGTCACGATTGCAAGCTGCAAACGTGACTAAATGCAACATCTGAGCGCACTAAGAACATCACTAACGCAGCTGAGGCTAACGACGGCTACTTTAGCTTCTACGCTCACTTCCGGGGATATTAGCCAGACGCTTTGACAAAACAGCATAACGTATAAACCAGTGTGGGAAAGATGCGTTTGACTCTTACGATAATCAAATAAAG
The DNA window shown above is from Dunckerocampus dactyliophorus isolate RoL2022-P2 chromosome 20, RoL_Ddac_1.1, whole genome shotgun sequence and carries:
- the rps18 gene encoding 40S ribosomal protein S18; translated protein: MSLVIPEKFQHILRVLNTNIDGRRKIAFAITAIKGVGRRYAHVVLRKADIDLNKRAGELTEEEVERVVTIMQNPRQYKIPDWFLNRQKDVKDGKFSQVLANGLDNKLREDLERLKKIRAHRGLRHFWGLRVRGQHTKTTGRRGRTVGVSKKK